The following coding sequences are from one Schizosaccharomyces osmophilus chromosome 1, complete sequence window:
- the smg1 gene encoding Sm snRNP core protein Smg1: protein MSKASVPDLKKYLDKQVFVQLNGSRKVYGVLRGYDIFLNIVLEDTTEEKANGEKVKIGSVTIRGNSVIMIEALEKIS from the exons ATGTCGAAAGCAAGTGTTCCcgatttgaaaaaa TATTTGGACAAGCAGgtttttgttcaattgAACGGTTCTCGCAAAGTATATGGCGTTTTGCGTGGTTACGAT atttttttaaacattGTACTCGAAGACACGACCGAAGAGAAAGCAAATGGtgaaaaagtcaaaatCGGGTCTGTTACGATTCGTGGTAATTCGGTTATTATGATAGAG GCTCTAGAAAAGA